Proteins encoded in a region of the Pieris napi chromosome 5, ilPieNapi1.2, whole genome shotgun sequence genome:
- the LOC125049672 gene encoding neuropeptide CCHamide-2 translates to MAQNLLALSVVAILVISVGVSAKRGCSAFGHSCFGGHGKRSENSQASSSEIMSGRQLGQEETPPHPVYPHSGYGILPSGDDIIPIRGGGVYEREDNPRDVMRMKLRNIVKNWMENFRRSQQNDDGLYIETL, encoded by the exons ATGGCGCAAAACTTACTAGCACTGTCTGTCGTCGCGATTCTAGTGATATCAGTTGGAGTAAGCGCCAAAC GTGGGTGTTCAGCTTTTGGGCATTCCTGTTTTGGAGGACACGGGAAGCGCTCAGAAAACTCACag GCATCAAGCTCCGAAATAATGAGTGGTCGACAACTAGGACAGGAAGAGACTCCACCACACCCGGTCTACCCTCACTCTGGTTATGGAATCTTGCCTTCTGGTGACGACATCATACCGATCCGGGGTGGTG GTGTATACGAACGCGAAGACAACCCGAGAGATGTAATGAGAATGAAGCTTCGAAATATCGTTAAAAATTGG ATGGAAAACTTCAGACGATCACAACAGAATGATGATGGACTCTACATTGAAACTTTGTAA